In Halomarina salina, one DNA window encodes the following:
- a CDS encoding HalOD1 output domain-containing protein: MDDAAPGQTGSAEHYTYDIGPEDPMSAAIVYAAADALDCDPLAMPELLYDAVNVDALDAMYPRGGHKHSDNPSVSFRYCDLSVTVDGDTVVLDATTTVDQSDG, encoded by the coding sequence ATGGATGACGCTGCTCCAGGTCAGACCGGGTCGGCTGAGCACTACACATACGATATTGGGCCAGAAGATCCGATGAGTGCAGCGATTGTCTATGCAGCTGCTGATGCCCTCGATTGTGATCCATTAGCGATGCCCGAGTTGCTGTATGATGCCGTCAATGTGGATGCTCTTGACGCAATGTATCCTCGTGGCGGTCACAAGCACTCCGATAATCCGTCAGTCTCGTTTCGTTACTGTGATCTCTCGGTTACCGTTGATGGTGACACAGTCGTATTGGATGCGACGACCACTGTCGACCAATCTGATGGCTAA
- a CDS encoding DUF7344 domain-containing protein, producing the protein MREYEPDEISKNAAFEAVATERRRVIVDILSEDDSEYELELLASKVVTRMVDRSSMTGETDYEQMEVALMHRDLPKLADEDIVSFDTTAQTVSRGAHITDVDPLV; encoded by the coding sequence ATGCGTGAGTACGAACCGGACGAGATCTCCAAAAACGCGGCTTTCGAGGCCGTGGCGACTGAGCGACGACGAGTGATCGTCGATATTCTCTCAGAAGACGATAGCGAATACGAACTCGAACTCCTCGCGAGCAAAGTCGTGACTCGAATGGTCGATAGGTCGTCAATGACTGGTGAAACGGACTACGAGCAGATGGAGGTTGCACTGATGCATCGTGACCTTCCGAAACTTGCCGACGAGGACATCGTTTCATTCGATACGACGGCCCAGACGGTCTCACGAGGCGCACACATCACCGATGTTGACCCATTGGTCTAA
- a CDS encoding 3-keto-5-aminohexanoate cleavage protein, with amino-acid sequence MTTVCLEAALNGPWGTDQQPNSPIRIDDCIEQGIACAEAGAAIIHLHSYDTSGTEHHDASIYTDIIDGIQQHVDAIVYPSIPLLGKPGVDGITPTERFAHQDELGEMGLLEWAVVDTGSVNFSTYDDVEQDQLGFVYQNPEAHIREGLTVSARHGARPSYAIYEPGFVRLGAALHHRYPTLTQPLYRFMFSEKFTFGYPPQPYALESYLTLLEDVAPEAPWMISGLGVDITPLIPTAVERGGHVRVGLEDAPLGSPKPNVEVVKEAREKVEASGGTLATPSEVRTNLS; translated from the coding sequence ATGACTACGGTCTGCCTCGAAGCTGCGCTCAACGGTCCGTGGGGAACCGACCAGCAACCGAACAGCCCGATTCGTATCGACGACTGTATTGAGCAGGGTATCGCGTGTGCGGAAGCTGGCGCTGCTATCATCCACCTCCACTCCTACGATACCAGTGGCACTGAACACCACGATGCGTCCATCTACACGGACATCATCGACGGCATTCAGCAACACGTCGACGCGATAGTGTACCCGAGTATTCCCCTCCTCGGAAAACCGGGTGTCGACGGCATCACACCCACCGAACGGTTCGCGCACCAAGATGAACTCGGTGAGATGGGATTGCTTGAGTGGGCAGTTGTCGACACTGGTAGCGTCAACTTCAGCACGTACGATGATGTCGAACAGGACCAACTCGGGTTCGTCTATCAGAATCCAGAAGCCCACATTCGCGAGGGCCTCACCGTTTCGGCCCGGCACGGCGCGAGACCCTCTTATGCAATCTACGAGCCAGGGTTCGTTCGGTTGGGAGCAGCCCTCCATCATCGCTATCCGACGCTCACCCAGCCGCTCTACCGCTTCATGTTCTCTGAGAAGTTCACCTTCGGGTATCCCCCACAACCGTACGCATTGGAGAGCTATCTGACGCTACTCGAGGACGTTGCCCCCGAGGCTCCCTGGATGATATCCGGACTCGGGGTGGACATCACTCCCCTGATTCCAACAGCGGTTGAACGGGGTGGCCACGTTCGGGTCGGGCTTGAGGATGCGCCGCTTGGCTCACCAAAACCAAATGTAGAGGTAGTGAAGGAAGCCCGTGAGAAGGTCGAAGCCAGCGGCGGGACTCTCGCAACACCGAGCGAGGTTCGAACCAATCTCTCTTGA
- a CDS encoding sulfatase-like hydrolase/transferase, protein MASEHSSPNVLLVVLDSVRASSTSLHDPELTTTPTLASLAESATVFEQARAPASWSLPSHTSMFTGVPAHEHGVNAVKDSLEPGNTVFEELSEAGYQTGVFSNLPWLVKTDNGLKSAFDHVGGKDNVLFPSAMDPNTFVLEHGTGQFSDYLEACLRSGRPVRSLLNGVALKANSDFGILPGLSNDHPTDQPVIDRFDAWQSSVDDAPWAACINLLDAHTPFAPVERTEATDEDVELATDIGDYVWDFYSERLPWSQLEQMERLYRDSIRQVDALVDNLAHLLKRRGELENTLLIITGDHGEAFGEESEVVPDCPVASHGRFTHEELLHVPLLVKAPGQRVGRRESSLTSLDAIPDAVHAAREGTSVDEALTSGRIETAFVRWSDRQFADVDDLDTELLGELETPAHVVYIDEVPASVVVEAEGRTPIGEC, encoded by the coding sequence ATGGCGTCTGAGCACTCATCCCCGAATGTTCTGTTGGTAGTCCTGGACTCCGTCCGGGCGTCGAGTACGTCGCTCCATGACCCCGAATTGACGACGACACCGACGCTTGCGTCCCTCGCGGAGTCAGCGACGGTGTTCGAGCAGGCGCGAGCGCCAGCGAGTTGGAGTCTGCCAAGCCATACGAGTATGTTCACGGGCGTTCCTGCCCACGAACACGGCGTCAACGCGGTGAAAGACAGCCTCGAGCCGGGAAACACCGTGTTCGAGGAACTGTCAGAGGCGGGCTATCAGACGGGCGTGTTCTCCAACCTTCCCTGGCTAGTGAAGACGGACAATGGGCTCAAGAGCGCCTTCGACCACGTTGGTGGGAAGGACAACGTGTTGTTCCCCAGTGCGATGGACCCGAACACGTTCGTCTTGGAGCACGGGACCGGCCAGTTCAGCGACTATCTAGAAGCCTGTTTGCGTAGTGGTCGGCCGGTTCGCTCATTGCTCAACGGCGTCGCGCTCAAGGCCAACTCGGATTTCGGGATCCTCCCCGGTCTCTCGAACGACCACCCGACGGACCAACCGGTTATTGACCGGTTCGATGCCTGGCAGTCGTCGGTCGACGACGCTCCGTGGGCGGCGTGTATCAACCTCCTCGACGCCCACACTCCATTTGCGCCGGTTGAGCGGACGGAGGCGACAGACGAGGACGTTGAACTGGCCACTGATATTGGAGACTACGTGTGGGATTTCTACTCCGAGCGTCTTCCGTGGTCCCAGCTCGAGCAGATGGAGCGACTATACCGCGATAGTATCCGGCAGGTCGACGCATTGGTCGACAATCTGGCTCACCTGCTCAAGCGGCGTGGTGAACTGGAGAACACCTTGCTCATCATCACAGGTGACCACGGGGAAGCGTTCGGTGAGGAAAGTGAAGTCGTCCCTGACTGCCCTGTCGCCAGCCATGGCCGATTCACCCATGAGGAACTCCTCCATGTCCCACTGCTGGTCAAGGCACCGGGACAGCGCGTCGGCCGTCGTGAGTCGAGTCTCACGAGTCTGGATGCCATTCCAGACGCTGTTCACGCAGCGCGAGAGGGCACGTCTGTCGACGAGGCCCTCACTTCGGGTAGGATAGAGACTGCCTTCGTCAGGTGGTCAGACCGCCAGTTCGCGGATGTTGACGACCTCGATACAGAGCTCCTCGGTGAACTTGAGACGCCCGCCCACGTCGTCTACATTGATGAGGTGCCCGCAAGCGTGGTTGTGGAGGCAGAAGGGAGAACGCCGATTGGCGAGTGTTGA
- a CDS encoding helix-turn-helix transcriptional regulator, producing the protein MHRLTGFQRDLLTVIKGLDQPSGQTVRNHLEEQRKQKITHGRLYPNLDVIVSEGLVEKGNIDRRTNYYAISDTGQQALESYYDWFTQQVESR; encoded by the coding sequence GTGCATCGGCTCACGGGGTTTCAGCGGGACCTCCTGACCGTCATCAAGGGATTGGACCAGCCATCCGGCCAGACGGTACGAAACCACCTCGAGGAGCAGCGAAAACAGAAGATCACTCATGGACGGCTCTATCCAAATCTCGACGTCATCGTCAGCGAGGGACTCGTCGAGAAAGGGAATATCGACAGGCGCACTAACTACTACGCGATATCGGACACTGGACAGCAGGCACTGGAGTCGTACTATGATTGGTTTACTCAGCAGGTCGAATCTCGTTAG
- a CDS encoding alkaline phosphatase D family protein, producing the protein MDDHSAHPLDDTRREFLRKAVTTATVAGLGASGTEVAAAEEHGGQAPQHENPFTLGVASGDPLPDSVVLWTRLAPEPLTEAGGMPGHQVPVQWEIATDEAMSQVVGKGTAKARPEYGHSVHIDVKGLDADTEYYYQFKVGSDRSPVGRTKTAPEPGMDVSEFTFAFTSCQNYPFGYYTAHDHLADEDLDLAIQLGDYIYEGGGQGVFGRGHEPPREIQNLSDYRIRQAQYKTDPNLQDAHAAFPWLVTWDDHEVENNYADATSEDNALTEEFLERRANAYQAYFEHQPLRPSRMPEGPNLPLYRRFTFGDLVEFNVLDTRQYRDDQVYSAEEADDPGRTILGDEQENWLVDGLTDSTSQWNVLANQVPFAATDENPNPDVQDFGGGDKWDGYRADRERLLGVMADDPELNPVVITGDVHRNYAYNLKADFSNPDSETVGTEYVGTSASSFGDGSGITQYGPSLGEPWQRFFNDDRGYVRCTITPEQWQTDYRVVSTVEKPEATVSTVASFTTDAGEPGATLASERPAQPQQTAVEIADIRPNQDGDLNNEYATVKNTGDTTIDFSGFILSFEAGSQNYTFGEFTLGPGETVTVRNGPGEDTESTLYADFGGPVLNNSNPDTVLVANEDGIVLDEASYPPV; encoded by the coding sequence GTGGACGACCACTCAGCCCACCCACTCGACGACACCCGACGCGAATTCCTTCGAAAGGCAGTCACCACCGCTACAGTCGCCGGTCTCGGTGCATCAGGGACTGAGGTCGCTGCTGCAGAGGAACACGGCGGACAGGCACCCCAACACGAGAACCCGTTCACGCTCGGCGTTGCCTCTGGTGATCCGCTACCGGATTCCGTTGTCCTCTGGACGCGCCTCGCACCAGAACCACTCACCGAAGCCGGTGGAATGCCCGGCCACCAGGTGCCGGTACAGTGGGAGATAGCGACCGACGAGGCGATGAGCCAGGTCGTTGGAAAAGGCACCGCAAAAGCCCGTCCTGAATACGGCCATTCGGTCCACATCGACGTGAAAGGACTGGATGCCGACACAGAGTACTACTATCAGTTCAAAGTCGGCTCCGACCGGAGCCCGGTCGGACGAACGAAAACCGCTCCTGAGCCGGGGATGGATGTCAGCGAGTTCACCTTCGCGTTCACCTCGTGTCAGAACTACCCCTTCGGGTATTACACCGCTCACGACCACCTCGCTGATGAAGACCTTGATCTGGCCATCCAGTTGGGGGACTACATCTACGAAGGCGGCGGCCAGGGCGTGTTCGGCCGCGGGCACGAGCCGCCACGCGAAATTCAGAATCTCAGCGATTACCGAATCCGGCAGGCACAGTATAAGACGGATCCAAACCTCCAGGACGCCCACGCCGCCTTCCCGTGGCTCGTGACGTGGGACGATCACGAGGTCGAAAACAACTACGCTGATGCGACGTCTGAAGACAACGCCCTGACAGAGGAGTTCCTCGAACGCCGGGCAAACGCCTATCAAGCGTATTTCGAACACCAACCGTTGCGCCCCTCGCGGATGCCCGAGGGCCCAAACCTGCCGCTGTATCGACGGTTCACGTTCGGAGACTTAGTCGAGTTCAACGTCCTCGACACGCGGCAGTACCGCGACGACCAGGTCTACTCTGCCGAGGAAGCCGACGACCCTGGACGGACCATCCTCGGCGATGAACAAGAAAACTGGTTGGTCGATGGGCTGACCGACTCCACCTCCCAGTGGAACGTGCTGGCGAATCAAGTTCCGTTCGCGGCGACCGATGAGAACCCGAATCCAGACGTCCAGGACTTCGGTGGCGGCGACAAATGGGACGGCTACCGAGCCGACCGCGAGCGACTACTCGGTGTCATGGCCGACGATCCTGAGTTGAATCCGGTCGTAATCACCGGCGACGTCCATCGGAACTACGCGTACAATCTCAAAGCCGACTTTTCGAATCCTGACTCGGAGACGGTCGGCACCGAGTACGTCGGCACCTCGGCATCCTCGTTCGGCGATGGGTCCGGTATCACACAGTACGGGCCGTCACTCGGTGAGCCCTGGCAGCGATTCTTCAACGACGACCGAGGGTACGTCCGCTGTACGATCACCCCTGAGCAGTGGCAGACCGACTATCGTGTCGTTTCGACGGTCGAGAAGCCTGAAGCCACCGTGAGCACGGTCGCGTCGTTCACGACTGATGCCGGCGAGCCAGGTGCGACGTTGGCCTCCGAACGGCCCGCCCAACCCCAGCAGACCGCCGTCGAAATCGCAGACATCAGACCAAACCAGGACGGCGACCTCAACAACGAGTATGCGACGGTGAAAAATACGGGTGACACCACGATCGACTTCTCGGGGTTCATCCTCAGCTTCGAAGCGGGAAGTCAGAACTACACCTTCGGTGAGTTCACCCTCGGCCCCGGCGAGACGGTCACGGTCCGGAACGGGCCCGGTGAGGACACCGAGTCGACGCTCTACGCTGACTTCGGTGGTCCAGTGTTGAACAACAGCAATCCCGACACCGTGTTGGTCGCCAACGAAGACGGAATCGTCCTCGACGAAGCGTCGTACCCACCGGTGTGA
- a CDS encoding DUF4397 domain-containing protein: MVNGLTKGNGIKTARVRFGHLIPDAQPVDVYAYLPQYKSLGEVPINTDLKYGSIRPNIPAEYADIPAITLGIKITPAGEKDNPIIEIKRQKFKAGRNYTLLAVGEAKSEGYDEPPVQALPLVDNEGEKGPSYGRNQLPAPDETKVRFVHALPDAGPVKITAGGETNLDGSMSGGETLVEEATFGDSTDYLEVDPEKTITIKEYGEAVATVTGDYRPGTKYTVYLVSQQPEPGGLKPFALASVDAVARADLDVQPSD; this comes from the coding sequence ATGGTCAACGGGCTCACAAAAGGGAACGGCATCAAGACCGCCCGGGTTCGATTTGGACATCTCATCCCCGATGCACAACCGGTCGACGTCTACGCCTACTTACCGCAGTATAAGAGTCTCGGCGAGGTGCCCATCAACACGGACCTGAAGTACGGGTCGATTCGCCCGAACATCCCCGCCGAGTACGCCGATATTCCGGCGATTACACTCGGTATCAAAATCACCCCTGCCGGCGAGAAAGACAACCCGATCATCGAGATCAAACGTCAGAAGTTCAAAGCCGGACGCAACTACACATTGCTTGCTGTCGGCGAGGCGAAATCAGAGGGGTATGACGAACCCCCCGTCCAGGCACTGCCACTCGTCGATAATGAAGGAGAGAAGGGCCCCAGCTACGGCCGAAATCAACTGCCAGCGCCTGACGAGACGAAGGTCCGGTTCGTCCACGCACTCCCGGACGCAGGCCCCGTGAAGATTACTGCCGGGGGCGAGACGAATCTCGACGGCTCGATGAGTGGTGGTGAGACACTCGTCGAAGAGGCGACGTTCGGCGACTCGACTGACTATCTTGAGGTCGATCCAGAGAAGACGATTACCATCAAGGAGTATGGCGAGGCCGTCGCAACGGTCACCGGTGATTACCGGCCCGGTACGAAATATACGGTCTATCTCGTCTCCCAACAGCCCGAACCCGGTGGACTGAAGCCCTTCGCACTGGCGTCCGTCGACGCTGTCGCGCGTGCTGACCTCGATGTCCAACCATCGGATTAG
- a CDS encoding class I SAM-dependent methyltransferase, with product MLRALENYSPETSCWNGWFEATRFCPVRGITLETARVARCETVPPNAYTVAVDEVAHRVWDLTNPQHRLRPTMTLDEERLNQHVQTALNDVGATAHAPLVVIGDRLGLYETLADAGPLTSTGLAEETDTAERYVREWLRSQAAGGYVSYDPETDRYSLTPEQTAVLVDENSPAFMAGNFQVALSAAKIEPQLAEAFRTGEGVGWHEHDVDLFDATERSWRPQYAANLADNWIPALDGVDSTLRAGGRVADVGCGHGASTILLAEAYPESTVVGVDYHEASIEAARERATNAGVSDRVRFEVATAKSYDGARYDFVTTFDAFHDMGDPVGAAAHIRDTLTDDGTWMLVEFAASDAVEDNLNPMGRAAYSISTLACTPCALDQEGERVLGAQAGEAAIREVVTDGGFTRFRRAAETPLNHVFEAKP from the coding sequence GTGCTCCGTGCACTGGAGAACTACAGTCCCGAAACCAGTTGCTGGAATGGGTGGTTCGAAGCGACCCGATTCTGCCCTGTGCGAGGAATAACGCTGGAAACTGCACGTGTTGCACGGTGTGAAACGGTTCCACCAAATGCCTATACGGTCGCTGTAGACGAAGTCGCTCACCGGGTATGGGACCTCACCAACCCACAACACCGACTACGACCGACCATGACACTCGACGAAGAACGACTGAACCAACACGTACAGACTGCCCTCAACGACGTCGGAGCGACGGCGCATGCACCACTTGTCGTCATCGGTGACAGGCTGGGCCTATACGAGACGCTCGCTGACGCGGGCCCGCTCACCTCAACCGGACTGGCCGAGGAGACCGACACGGCAGAGCGGTACGTCCGCGAGTGGCTACGCTCGCAGGCCGCCGGCGGGTACGTCAGTTACGACCCTGAGACCGACCGTTACAGCCTCACCCCGGAACAGACCGCCGTGCTGGTCGACGAGAACAGCCCGGCGTTCATGGCGGGCAACTTCCAGGTAGCACTCTCGGCGGCCAAGATCGAACCCCAACTCGCCGAGGCGTTCCGCACGGGCGAGGGGGTGGGCTGGCACGAACACGACGTAGACCTGTTCGACGCGACCGAGCGCTCCTGGCGACCACAGTACGCCGCGAACCTCGCCGACAACTGGATTCCCGCGCTCGACGGAGTGGACTCGACGCTTCGAGCAGGTGGGCGCGTCGCCGACGTGGGCTGTGGCCACGGCGCATCCACCATTCTGCTGGCCGAGGCGTACCCCGAATCGACGGTCGTCGGCGTCGACTACCACGAGGCGTCTATCGAGGCGGCACGCGAGCGAGCCACGAACGCCGGCGTCAGTGACCGCGTACGCTTCGAGGTGGCGACCGCCAAGTCTTACGACGGCGCTAGATACGACTTCGTCACCACGTTCGACGCCTTTCACGACATGGGTGATCCTGTGGGTGCAGCGGCACACATCCGCGACACGCTCACCGACGACGGCACGTGGATGCTCGTCGAGTTCGCCGCCAGCGATGCAGTAGAAGACAACCTCAACCCAATGGGAAGAGCTGCCTACTCGATCTCGACGCTAGCCTGTACGCCGTGTGCACTCGATCAAGAAGGTGAGCGCGTACTGGGTGCTCAGGCTGGTGAAGCAGCTATCAGAGAGGTCGTTACCGACGGGGGGTTCACCCGATTCCGTCGGGCCGCCGAGACGCCGCTGAATCACGTGTTCGAAGCCAAACCGTAG
- a CDS encoding ATP-binding protein produces MATPHFVNREEELTLLESRFGSESAECLVVYGRRRLGKSALVREAIRDRDDAVYWQATEETADAQLTNFVETAGEVYPQVTDIQRDWEALLRTLGREDAVVILDEFPYLIASDEALPSKIQRVWDLDLEETAMTLVLVGSSISVMEEKVLSGGSPLYGRRTETIDLPPLTLDESLPFYPETEPEAVIETWSVFGGTPYYLRALTPSESLAENVQRHILSEHGVLHNEPEFLLRTEFGIREPQTYYTILRAIARGKRAANEIADFAGVESNVLGTYLAKLRRLRLVKRDIPITADPNATRKSRYRLTEPLFRFWFRYVYAQEATLTQLGDAAYEQVVAPTFSEYMGPMFEVVCQNALPSLVSKTYRGIGYWWHKHHELDVVGLARDGTLVVGECKYTTREMTEGDLADVERSAAQVRWTPPAGGDPEYHYCCFSRSGFSNGLEQVAAERENLSLFTPADIVGNPPVEERK; encoded by the coding sequence ATGGCCACGCCGCATTTTGTGAACCGGGAAGAGGAACTCACGCTGCTCGAATCGCGGTTTGGGAGTGAGAGCGCGGAGTGTCTCGTCGTCTACGGACGCCGACGACTCGGCAAGAGTGCACTCGTTCGGGAAGCGATTCGAGACCGCGATGATGCGGTCTACTGGCAAGCGACTGAGGAAACCGCCGATGCACAGCTCACGAACTTCGTCGAGACGGCTGGCGAGGTGTATCCACAAGTCACGGACATCCAGCGCGATTGGGAAGCACTCCTTCGAACGCTCGGCAGAGAAGACGCGGTCGTCATCCTCGACGAATTTCCATACCTCATCGCATCGGATGAGGCACTCCCATCGAAGATTCAGCGCGTCTGGGACCTTGACCTCGAAGAGACAGCGATGACACTGGTTCTCGTCGGGTCGTCGATTAGCGTCATGGAAGAGAAGGTTCTGAGCGGTGGCAGCCCACTGTACGGCCGCCGGACTGAGACAATCGACCTTCCACCACTCACGCTCGATGAGTCCCTCCCGTTCTATCCAGAGACGGAACCGGAAGCGGTCATCGAGACGTGGAGCGTGTTCGGCGGGACGCCGTACTATCTGCGTGCGTTGACCCCATCGGAATCACTGGCAGAGAACGTTCAGCGACACATCCTTTCTGAACATGGCGTTCTCCACAACGAACCAGAGTTCTTGTTGCGAACAGAATTTGGGATTCGTGAGCCCCAGACGTACTACACGATTCTGCGGGCGATTGCGCGAGGAAAACGAGCGGCGAACGAGATTGCGGATTTCGCCGGGGTTGAGTCGAACGTGTTAGGAACGTATCTCGCGAAGCTCCGACGACTTCGACTCGTTAAGCGAGACATCCCTATCACGGCGGACCCAAACGCGACACGGAAGAGTCGGTATCGACTGACTGAACCGCTGTTTCGGTTCTGGTTTCGCTACGTCTATGCCCAGGAAGCGACACTCACCCAACTCGGTGATGCAGCGTACGAGCAGGTCGTTGCCCCGACGTTTTCGGAGTACATGGGGCCGATGTTCGAAGTCGTCTGTCAGAACGCACTCCCCTCGCTCGTGTCGAAAACCTATCGAGGAATCGGCTATTGGTGGCACAAGCACCACGAACTCGATGTCGTCGGCCTGGCGAGGGATGGGACCCTCGTCGTCGGAGAGTGTAAGTACACAACTCGGGAGATGACCGAAGGGGACCTTGCAGACGTAGAACGAAGCGCAGCACAGGTCAGATGGACGCCACCAGCCGGTGGGGACCCAGAGTACCACTACTGCTGCTTCAGCCGGTCAGGGTTTTCTAACGGCCTCGAACAGGTTGCTGCCGAGCGTGAGAACCTCTCATTGTTCACACCCGCCGATATCGTCGGGAATCCACCAGTAGAGGAAAGAAAGTAG
- a CDS encoding enoyl-CoA hydratase/isomerase family protein — protein sequence MVLDDVDELNATVQDDVFLIEIGDLNEAVHKGFGEAFRAAYEADTRVVVVTGQGESFMGPTEYDPNYLEMMKDLDYWRDNTMREAEEILESMLNVEQPIIAKVNGQGAHSLGASIALTCDLIIAGDGASFSDPHVSGFGVPAGDGGCVMWPRRIGLTRAKEYLLTGKAIPAEEAVEIGLINRVVPEEELDDEVDELVDTLASSAQNAVRYTKKTLNQYVQHDMNLTWGYGVAHEVVSGTADFHEGIDAVIEGREPDFPSGR from the coding sequence ATGGTACTGGATGACGTGGACGAGCTCAATGCAACCGTCCAAGACGATGTGTTTCTCATCGAGATTGGTGACCTGAACGAAGCGGTTCACAAGGGGTTCGGTGAGGCGTTCCGGGCGGCCTACGAGGCCGACACTCGCGTTGTTGTCGTAACGGGTCAGGGAGAATCGTTCATGGGGCCGACGGAGTACGACCCCAACTATCTCGAGATGATGAAAGACCTCGACTACTGGCGTGACAACACCATGCGCGAGGCCGAGGAGATTCTTGAGAGCATGCTCAACGTCGAACAACCCATCATCGCCAAGGTCAACGGCCAAGGTGCACACAGCCTCGGTGCTTCCATCGCCCTTACCTGTGACCTTATTATTGCTGGTGACGGGGCCTCGTTCAGTGACCCACATGTCTCCGGGTTCGGCGTGCCTGCTGGCGACGGTGGGTGTGTGATGTGGCCCCGACGCATCGGTCTCACTCGCGCCAAAGAGTACCTCCTGACGGGCAAAGCCATCCCCGCAGAGGAAGCTGTCGAGATCGGCCTCATCAACCGGGTTGTCCCAGAAGAAGAACTCGATGACGAGGTCGATGAACTCGTGGATACTCTCGCCTCGTCCGCCCAGAACGCTGTTCGATACACCAAGAAAACCCTGAATCAGTACGTCCAGCACGACATGAACCTGACGTGGGGGTACGGCGTCGCTCACGAAGTCGTCTCTGGAACCGCTGACTTCCACGAAGGTATCGATGCTGTCATAGAAGGACGCGAACCGGACTTCCCCAGCGGACGCTAA
- a CDS encoding helix-turn-helix transcriptional regulator: MFTPLDDIRFLADSQNRFTALEILVAGPQTRAELRSATGASKATISRLLGDFESRAWITRDGTRYALTPLGEYVASTFVNLYERMSTASELRDLLPWFPLEKLDAEVDLDILTGARITAATPDNPMAPVARVLAIERESNWTNTLADRLPESCVKARHEGVVGGSQTSELVTTSDVIESVMASPYADKFEDIVVADHSTVYVYDGDVPPGGTHDGTAYLIVADDRDVNVGVIESDHPAFVARLTEMFDEYRNASVRLTTSKFKNGRESVEAEK; the protein is encoded by the coding sequence ATGTTCACTCCCCTCGATGACATCCGCTTTCTGGCGGACTCACAGAATCGATTCACCGCGCTCGAAATCCTCGTCGCAGGCCCGCAAACAAGGGCGGAACTACGGAGCGCGACCGGAGCCTCTAAAGCCACTATCAGCCGCCTCCTCGGTGATTTCGAGAGCCGCGCGTGGATAACGAGGGACGGGACCCGGTACGCGCTGACGCCGCTCGGAGAGTACGTCGCGAGTACGTTCGTCAACCTGTACGAACGGATGTCGACCGCCAGTGAGCTACGAGACTTGCTTCCGTGGTTCCCACTGGAGAAACTAGACGCCGAGGTCGACCTCGATATCCTGACTGGAGCTAGAATCACGGCGGCGACCCCCGACAACCCGATGGCACCAGTGGCCCGCGTCCTGGCTATCGAGCGTGAATCCAACTGGACGAACACGCTTGCAGACAGACTCCCCGAGTCGTGCGTCAAAGCCAGACACGAGGGTGTCGTGGGTGGCTCGCAGACGTCTGAACTGGTGACCACGTCGGACGTAATCGAGTCCGTGATGGCGTCTCCATACGCCGACAAGTTCGAGGACATCGTCGTCGCCGATCACTCCACGGTGTACGTCTACGACGGCGACGTTCCGCCGGGTGGCACTCATGACGGAACGGCGTACCTCATCGTCGCCGACGATCGAGACGTCAACGTCGGAGTGATCGAATCGGACCATCCAGCCTTCGTCGCTCGGCTCACGGAGATGTTCGACGAGTATCGAAACGCGTCGGTCCGACTCACCACGTCGAAGTTCAAAAACGGCCGTGAATCCGTTGAGGCGGAGAAGTAG